The following are encoded together in the Trichomycterus rosablanca isolate fTriRos1 chromosome 19, fTriRos1.hap1, whole genome shotgun sequence genome:
- the sgk1 gene encoding serine/threonine-protein kinase Sgk1 isoform X4, with amino-acid sequence MKQRKMGLNDFIQKLATSSYACKHPEVESILHLAPPQDPELMTNNPSPPPSPSQQINLGPSSNPTAKPSDFNFLKVIGKGSFGKVLLARHRGDDKFYAVKVLQKKAILKKKEEKHIMSERNVLLTNVKHPFLVGLHYSFQTADKLYFILDYINGGELFYHLQRERCFLEPRARFYAAEIASALGYLHSLNIVYRDLKPENILLDSQGHIILTDFGLCKENIEPNGTTSTFCGTPEYLAPEVLHKQPYDRTVDWWCLGAVLYEMLYGLPPFYSRNTAEMYDNILNKPLQLKPNISNAARQLLEGLLQKDRTKRLGCTDDFTEIKNHMFFSPINWDDLNAKKLTPPFNPNVTGPNDLQHFDPEFTEEPVPSSIGCSPDSALVTASISEAAEAFLGFSYAPAMDSYL; translated from the exons ATGAAACAACGAAAAATGGGACTCAATGACTTTATTCAGAAACTGGCAACCAGCTCCTACGCCTGCAAGCA TCCAGAGGTGGAGTCCATCCTGCACTTGGCACCACCACAAGATCCAGAACTCATGACCAACAACCCCTCTCCACCT CCCAGTCCGTCTCAGCAGATAAACCTCGGCCCTTCGTCTAACCCCACCGCCAAGCCCTCGGATTTCAACTTCCTGAAGGTGATCGGGAAGGGCAGCTTCGGAAAAGTGCTGCTGGCACGGCATCGGGGCGACGACAAGTTCTATGCCGTCAAAGTGCTCCAGAAAAAAGCCATCCTGAAGAAGAAAGAG GAGAAACACATCATGTCAGAACGTAACGTCTTACTGACAAATGTCAAGCACCCGTTCCTGGTGGGCCTGCACTACTCCTTCCAAACTGCTGACAAACTTTACTTCATACTTGACTACATCAACGGTGGAGAG CTTTTCTATCACCTACAGCGGGAGCGGTGCTTCCTGGAGCCGCGCGCCCGCTTTTACGCGGCGGAAATCGCCAGCGCTCTGGGCTACCTGCACTCCCTGAACATCGTCTACAGGGACCTGAAGCCCGAGAACATCCTGCTGGACTCGCAGGGACACATCATCCTCACCGACTTCGGCCTGTGCAAGGAGAACATCGAGCCCAACGGGACCACGTCGACGTTCTGCGGGACGCCTGAG TATTTGGCTCCTGAGGTGTTGCATAAGCAGCCGTATGACAGAACGGTGGACTGGTGGTGTTTGGGTGCTGTGCTGTATGAGATGCTGTATGGCCTG CCGCCGTTCTACAGCCGCAACACGGCCGAGATGTACGACAACATCCTGAACAAACCCCTGCAGCTGAAGCCCAACATTTCCAACGCTGCCcgacagctgctggagggtctGCTGCAGAAGGACCGAACCAAGAGGCTGGGCTGCACTGATGATTTC ACTGAGATCAAGAATCACATGTTCTTCTCTCCCATTAACTGGGACGATCTGAATGCCAAGAAGCTCACGCCTCCTTTCAACCCTAACGTG ACCGGCCCTAACGACCTGCAACACTTCGACCCCGAGTTCACAGAAGAGCCGGTGCCCAGCTCCATCGGCTGTTCTCCGGACAGCGCCCTGGTGACGGCCAGCATCAGCGAGGCGGCCGAGGCCTTCCTGGGCTTCTCCTACGCCCCCGCCATGGACTCGTACCTGTAG
- the sgk1 gene encoding serine/threonine-protein kinase Sgk1 isoform X3, with protein sequence MTIQTETSVPSPALTYSKTRGLVANLSAFMKQRKMGLNDFIQKLATSSYACKHPEVESILHLAPPQDPELMTNNPSPPPSPSQQINLGPSSNPTAKPSDFNFLKVIGKGSFGKVLLARHRGDDKFYAVKVLQKKAILKKKEEKHIMSERNVLLTNVKHPFLVGLHYSFQTADKLYFILDYINGGELFYHLQRERCFLEPRARFYAAEIASALGYLHSLNIVYRDLKPENILLDSQGHIILTDFGLCKENIEPNGTTSTFCGTPEYLAPEVLHKQPYDRTVDWWCLGAVLYEMLYGLPPFYSRNTAEMYDNILNKPLQLKPNISNAARQLLEGLLQKDRTKRLGCTDDFTEIKNHMFFSPINWDDLNAKKLTPPFNPNVTGPNDLQHFDPEFTEEPVPSSIGCSPDSALVTASISEAAEAFLGFSYAPAMDSYL encoded by the exons ATGACCATCCAGACGGAGACGAGCGTGCCCTCTCCAGCTCTGACCTACTCTAAAACACGGGGGCTGGTGGCTAATCTCAGCG CTTTTATGAAACAACGAAAAATGGGACTCAATGACTTTATTCAGAAACTGGCAACCAGCTCCTACGCCTGCAAGCA TCCAGAGGTGGAGTCCATCCTGCACTTGGCACCACCACAAGATCCAGAACTCATGACCAACAACCCCTCTCCACCT CCCAGTCCGTCTCAGCAGATAAACCTCGGCCCTTCGTCTAACCCCACCGCCAAGCCCTCGGATTTCAACTTCCTGAAGGTGATCGGGAAGGGCAGCTTCGGAAAAGTGCTGCTGGCACGGCATCGGGGCGACGACAAGTTCTATGCCGTCAAAGTGCTCCAGAAAAAAGCCATCCTGAAGAAGAAAGAG GAGAAACACATCATGTCAGAACGTAACGTCTTACTGACAAATGTCAAGCACCCGTTCCTGGTGGGCCTGCACTACTCCTTCCAAACTGCTGACAAACTTTACTTCATACTTGACTACATCAACGGTGGAGAG CTTTTCTATCACCTACAGCGGGAGCGGTGCTTCCTGGAGCCGCGCGCCCGCTTTTACGCGGCGGAAATCGCCAGCGCTCTGGGCTACCTGCACTCCCTGAACATCGTCTACAGGGACCTGAAGCCCGAGAACATCCTGCTGGACTCGCAGGGACACATCATCCTCACCGACTTCGGCCTGTGCAAGGAGAACATCGAGCCCAACGGGACCACGTCGACGTTCTGCGGGACGCCTGAG TATTTGGCTCCTGAGGTGTTGCATAAGCAGCCGTATGACAGAACGGTGGACTGGTGGTGTTTGGGTGCTGTGCTGTATGAGATGCTGTATGGCCTG CCGCCGTTCTACAGCCGCAACACGGCCGAGATGTACGACAACATCCTGAACAAACCCCTGCAGCTGAAGCCCAACATTTCCAACGCTGCCcgacagctgctggagggtctGCTGCAGAAGGACCGAACCAAGAGGCTGGGCTGCACTGATGATTTC ACTGAGATCAAGAATCACATGTTCTTCTCTCCCATTAACTGGGACGATCTGAATGCCAAGAAGCTCACGCCTCCTTTCAACCCTAACGTG ACCGGCCCTAACGACCTGCAACACTTCGACCCCGAGTTCACAGAAGAGCCGGTGCCCAGCTCCATCGGCTGTTCTCCGGACAGCGCCCTGGTGACGGCCAGCATCAGCGAGGCGGCCGAGGCCTTCCTGGGCTTCTCCTACGCCCCCGCCATGGACTCGTACCTGTAG